One genomic region from Xiphophorus couchianus chromosome 21, X_couchianus-1.0, whole genome shotgun sequence encodes:
- the lsm5 gene encoding U6 snRNA-associated Sm-like protein LSm5, whose amino-acid sequence MAATPATNPSQLLPLELVDKCIGSRIHIVMKTDKEIVGTLLGFDDFVNMVLEDVTEFEITPEGRRITKLDQILLNGNNITMLIPGGEGPEV is encoded by the exons ATGGCGGCTACACCAGCAACGAATCCTTCACAGTTGCTCCCACTCG AGCTTGTGGATAAATGTATCGGCTCCAGGATACACATAGTgatgaaaacagacaaagaaatCGTCGGCACGCTGCTCGGCTTCGACGATTTCGTCA ACATGGTGCTGGAGGATGTCACAGAATT TGAGATTACTCCAGAGGGAAGGAGGATAACCAAACTGGATCAGATCCTCCTGAATGGGAACAACATCACCATG CTCATCCCCGGAGGAGAAGGACCCGAGGTGTGA
- the psme2 gene encoding proteasome activator complex subunit 2 — MSKAATLKISRDYAVKVENFRQSIYHEAENLFSSFIPVKIIKLDALLRDDALSITDMSSLQAPLDIPVPDPPAPEDEEMETDKNEEEEKKKKKAPKCGFIKGNEKIMLLLDRVKPEIMDLRETILAVSCWIQHLIPKIEDGNDFGVAIQEKILERIAAVKTKVDGFQTNINKYFSERGDAIAKASKDTHVMDYRSLVHEKDEAIFSEIRVIVLDIRGFYAELYDIITKNLEKVTNPKGEEKSSMY, encoded by the exons ATGTCAAAGGCAGCAACCCTGAAAATTAGCAGAGACTACGCAGTCAAG GTGGAAAACTTCCGCCAGTCCATCTATCATGAG gctgaaaatctgttttccagttttattcCTGTGAAGATAATTAAGCTGGATGCTCTCCTCAGG gATGATGCTCTCAGCATCACAGACATGTCCTCACTCCAGGCTCCTCTGGATATCCCCGTCCCAGATCCTCCTGCTCCAGAAGACGAG GAAATGGAAACAGACAAGAacgaggaggaagagaagaagaagaagaaag CTCCAAAATGTGGCTTCATCAAAGGAAACGAGAAAATCATGTTGCTTCTGGACAGAGTGAAGCCGGAGATCATGGATCTCAGAGAAACCATCCTGGCG GTTTCCTGCTGGATCCAGCACCTCATTCCAAAAATAGAGGATGGAAATGACTTTGGCGTCGCCATCCAG GAAAAGATCTTGGAGAGAATCGCTGCAGTTAAGACCAAAGTTGATGGTTTTCAGACCAACATCAACAA GTACTTTTCAGAGAGGGGGGACGCCATTGCTAAAGCCTCCAAAGATACTCATGTG ATGGACTACCGCTCACTTGTTCATGAGAAGGACGAAGCAATCTTCTCCGAGATCAGAGTGATCGTCCTGGACATCCGTGGATTTTAC GCTGAGCTCTATGACATCATCACCAAGAACCTGGAGAAGGTGACCAATCCGAAGGGAGAGGAGAAGTCGTCGATGTACTGA